Proteins from a single region of Fibrobacter sp. UWH6:
- a CDS encoding type IV toxin-antitoxin system AbiEi family antitoxin domain-containing protein, which translates to MVAHDIVASYDGIVRTSDFNENGIHNDELSRFCTSGKLYRVRKGVYSAVPTNEIAEERLLAELLPDVVICMESALYYYGYSDHAPTDWTISVPRSFSRSRLKIDGLFLKTRYVQEELFDLGLSTENFNGFELKIYDRERCVCDCFKYRNKIDSELFNKALNAYASDPQKNLMKLLDYARKMRVQKKVREIMEVLFNG; encoded by the coding sequence ATGGTAGCACACGATATTGTAGCCTCATACGACGGCATTGTCAGAACATCCGACTTCAACGAAAACGGAATCCACAATGACGAGCTGTCTAGATTCTGCACTAGCGGAAAACTTTACAGAGTTCGCAAAGGCGTGTACAGTGCCGTTCCGACGAACGAAATAGCAGAAGAACGACTGCTTGCAGAACTCTTGCCCGATGTAGTCATCTGCATGGAATCGGCACTCTACTATTACGGCTATAGCGATCACGCCCCCACGGATTGGACAATTTCCGTGCCTAGGTCATTTTCACGTTCCAGACTTAAAATTGACGGCCTTTTTCTAAAAACGCGTTATGTGCAAGAAGAACTTTTCGACCTTGGGCTAAGCACGGAAAACTTCAACGGGTTCGAACTAAAAATTTACGACCGAGAACGATGCGTCTGCGACTGCTTCAAGTACCGCAACAAAATAGACAGCGAGCTATTCAACAAAGCCTTGAACGCTTACGCAAGCGACCCTCAGAAGAATCTAATGAAACTTCTGGATTACGCCCGGAAAATGCGAGTACAAAAGAAAGTTAGAGAAATTATGGAGGTTCTGTTCAATGGCTGA